A window of the Leptospira bourretii genome harbors these coding sequences:
- a CDS encoding PLP-dependent aminotransferase family protein: MKTEMPSIFSAKRTSFVRTSVIREILKLTVENSDILSFAGGLPNPNLLPKEVLNTVMESVVKENISTAFQYGDSSGYLPLRTEISNRLTDVSCASPESITITHGSQQGLDILGKMFMDSDTNVLLEDPVYLGALQAFSPYNPNFFSVPIEPDGPNLYLLEEIISQNKIHVFYINPSYQNPSTYTWSLEKRKQIAKILDDNEIILLEDEAYRYLDFSGIVYPSVSSFRKRSDLTFILGSFSKILSPGFRLGWAVVPEVYRSLFTAIKQGNDLNSNQFSQVVVSKLLNVLDWKGHLHSIQKFYSDKKETLVSLLKENLPEARFSIPEGGMFLWVEYPKVSSKELMERCLTSGVAMVPGSEFSPASRSSSYFRMNFSFLENEDLELGVKRITKVYRDINT; encoded by the coding sequence ATGAAAACGGAAATGCCAAGTATTTTTTCTGCTAAACGAACTTCTTTTGTTCGCACTTCGGTCATTCGTGAAATTTTAAAACTGACCGTTGAAAATTCGGATATTCTTTCTTTTGCAGGAGGACTTCCTAACCCTAACTTACTTCCGAAAGAGGTTTTAAACACAGTGATGGAGTCTGTGGTAAAAGAAAATATTTCGACAGCGTTTCAATATGGTGATTCTTCAGGATACCTACCACTACGAACAGAAATTTCAAATAGGCTAACCGATGTTTCTTGTGCATCGCCCGAATCCATCACCATCACTCACGGCTCCCAACAAGGGCTTGATATTTTAGGAAAAATGTTTATGGATTCCGATACCAATGTTTTATTGGAAGACCCTGTGTATTTGGGTGCATTGCAGGCATTTTCTCCATACAATCCAAATTTTTTTAGTGTTCCCATCGAACCCGATGGACCCAATTTGTATTTGTTGGAAGAAATTATATCTCAAAACAAAATCCATGTTTTTTATATTAACCCATCCTACCAAAATCCTTCCACTTACACTTGGTCTTTGGAAAAAAGAAAACAAATTGCAAAAATTCTAGATGATAATGAAATCATCCTCCTTGAAGACGAAGCTTATCGGTATTTGGATTTTAGTGGAATTGTTTATCCTTCCGTCAGTTCTTTTCGAAAACGAAGTGACCTAACATTTATTCTTGGAAGTTTTTCTAAAATTTTATCTCCTGGGTTTCGGTTGGGTTGGGCGGTTGTGCCAGAGGTATACCGATCTCTTTTTACTGCGATCAAACAAGGAAACGATTTGAATTCCAACCAATTTTCACAAGTGGTCGTTTCTAAACTTTTGAATGTTTTGGATTGGAAGGGTCATCTGCATTCCATTCAAAAATTTTATTCCGATAAAAAAGAAACATTGGTTTCTCTTTTGAAAGAAAATCTTCCAGAAGCTCGGTTTAGTATTCCCGAAGGAGGAATGTTCCTTTGGGTAGAATATCCGAAAGTTTCTTCCAAAGAGCTTATGGAACGTTGTCTTACAAGCGGTGTGGCGATGGTCCCTGGATCTGAGTTTTCTCCTGCGAGCCGTTCATCCTCGTATTTTCGAATGAACTTTAGTTTTTTGGAAAATGAAGACTTGGAACTTGGAGTCAAACGAATCACTAAAGTGTATCGAGACATAAATACGTGA
- a CDS encoding PP2C family protein-serine/threonine phosphatase: MRKQILLTGVFSLLVLQLACLNPEQEEPHRFRQGVLDLRELTFKEDTIVDLQGEWELYYGDFHYPPFHGEKPLTGYLAIPSSWQDEEFGGEELPRTGHVTLRAFIYISKQTVGQELRIYIPDVASSYRFFANGILIGGQGKPGINQFDDTPRIKSKYYTLIPDNEVIELVFHIANYDNNFGGFWAIPSLGNKNALDREKMLANARELFLLGALVLIGLYHFGLYFYKRKETSIFYFAVFCFLLGIRLAFTGERYVLELFPSLHWPTAFRIEFASFYFAVPTFLLFIYSLFPKESNPKYVRSVLIASTAFSFTLFLPISVFTILLYGFQVLAFFTIGYVIHINFKAVFNKRPNSKLFFLGLLILAFSVAFDILRHSVNNRGIGLTPYALLCFIFIQSLILSSRIANAFIRAEELAESLKISNESLLAVTENLEQIVSERTFQLNSSLNRIKKDLLLAKKIQQKILPEDGIKFEHLKIHLYFQPQGEVGGDFYDIFELDNGTVRFFVADATGHGIQAALYTMAIKSEYEAIKRFITKTDDLMNHLNQKIQNKFSGLKIVFSGFLLDIDTKTKTVYYSSAGHPNQIFQSSGEQIILDRTGNIIGLKKDQPYTQKQFQMAMGDRILLFTDGMLEQKNETREEFGMERIQKILVDYSEKESERVLAELVIQLFLFQGREEQEDDQTMVLIEWEKTS; this comes from the coding sequence ATGCGAAAACAAATTCTACTAACGGGAGTTTTTTCTCTCCTGGTTTTGCAGTTAGCCTGTCTGAATCCGGAACAGGAAGAACCACACCGGTTCCGCCAAGGGGTTCTCGATTTAAGGGAACTTACTTTCAAAGAAGATACCATTGTAGACTTACAAGGGGAATGGGAATTGTATTATGGTGATTTCCATTATCCCCCCTTTCACGGAGAAAAACCACTCACAGGATATCTGGCCATCCCTAGTTCTTGGCAAGATGAGGAATTTGGTGGGGAAGAGTTACCAAGGACAGGACATGTCACCTTACGCGCGTTCATTTATATCAGTAAACAAACCGTAGGACAAGAATTAAGAATTTATATCCCCGATGTTGCTTCCTCCTATCGTTTTTTTGCCAATGGGATTTTGATTGGCGGACAGGGAAAACCGGGGATCAACCAATTTGATGATACGCCAAGAATCAAATCCAAGTATTATACACTGATCCCTGACAATGAAGTCATCGAACTTGTGTTTCATATCGCCAACTATGATAACAACTTCGGAGGGTTTTGGGCCATTCCGAGCCTTGGAAATAAAAATGCTTTGGACCGGGAGAAGATGCTCGCTAATGCACGTGAACTTTTTTTGCTCGGAGCACTTGTTCTCATTGGTCTTTATCATTTCGGATTGTACTTTTACAAAAGAAAAGAAACTTCTATATTTTACTTTGCTGTCTTTTGTTTTTTACTGGGGATTCGGCTAGCCTTTACAGGTGAAAGGTATGTTTTAGAACTCTTTCCTAGCCTTCATTGGCCCACTGCATTTCGAATCGAGTTTGCTTCTTTTTATTTTGCTGTTCCCACCTTCTTACTTTTTATCTATTCCCTATTTCCCAAAGAATCCAATCCAAAATATGTACGTTCTGTACTCATCGCAAGCACTGCTTTTTCTTTTACGTTATTTTTACCGATATCCGTGTTTACGATTTTATTGTATGGATTCCAAGTGTTGGCATTTTTTACCATCGGCTATGTCATCCATATCAACTTTAAAGCAGTATTTAACAAAAGGCCCAATTCCAAATTATTCTTTTTAGGACTTCTTATTTTAGCATTTTCTGTTGCCTTTGATATTTTGCGCCACAGTGTAAACAACCGAGGGATTGGTCTGACACCTTATGCCCTACTCTGTTTTATTTTTATCCAATCTCTGATTCTTTCGAGTCGGATTGCCAATGCTTTTATCCGAGCAGAGGAACTAGCGGAAAGTTTAAAGATTAGCAATGAATCACTTCTTGCTGTCACAGAAAATTTGGAACAAATTGTTTCGGAAAGAACGTTTCAATTAAACTCTTCTTTGAATCGAATCAAAAAAGACCTCCTTCTTGCCAAAAAAATCCAACAAAAGATCCTACCAGAAGATGGAATCAAATTTGAACATCTGAAGATCCATCTTTATTTCCAACCGCAAGGGGAAGTGGGTGGAGATTTTTATGATATCTTCGAATTGGATAATGGAACGGTTCGTTTTTTTGTCGCTGATGCAACAGGGCACGGAATCCAAGCGGCATTGTATACGATGGCCATTAAATCCGAATATGAAGCCATCAAACGTTTTATCACCAAAACAGATGATTTAATGAACCATCTCAATCAAAAGATTCAGAATAAGTTCTCTGGTCTTAAAATTGTTTTTTCTGGATTTTTATTAGATATAGATACGAAAACAAAAACCGTCTACTATTCGTCAGCGGGTCACCCCAACCAAATCTTTCAATCCTCGGGGGAACAAATTATTTTGGATCGTACAGGAAATATCATTGGTCTCAAAAAAGACCAACCTTATACACAAAAACAATTCCAAATGGCAATGGGAGATAGGATTTTACTTTTTACCGACGGGATGTTGGAACAAAAAAATGAAACTAGAGAAGAGTTTGGAATGGAACGAATCCAAAAGATTCTTGTGGATTACTCAGAGAAAGAATCGGAAAGAGTGCTTGCCGAACTTGTCATCCAACTTTTCCTCTTCCAAGGGAGAGAAGAACAAGAGGATGACCAAACGATGGTTCTTATCGAATGGGAAAAAACTTCATAA